Proteins encoded in a region of the Zea mays cultivar B73 chromosome 2, Zm-B73-REFERENCE-NAM-5.0, whole genome shotgun sequence genome:
- the LOC100285752 gene encoding cyclin delta-3 produces the protein MAAFAALFDPLYCPEEHLDLYRDEPGEGADEQWPGQHGQQEPAVLDDELPALFEAHRAKEGVVLAEDGGYGGAAGREAAVGWVSRAAARLGFSALTAALAAAYLDRCFLPGGALRLGDQPWMARLAAVTCFALAAKVEETRVPPLLDLQLYAAADAADPYVFEAKTVRRMELLVLSALGWRMHPVTPFSYLQPVLADAATRLRSCEGVLLAVMADWRWPRHRPSAWAAAALLITAAAGDGGDGDGDTELLALINAPEDKTAECAKIISEVTGMSFLACDVGVSAGNKRKHAAAQLYSPPPSPSGVIGALSCFSCESSTSATAMAAAVGPWAPSASVSVSSSPEPPGRAPKRAAAASASASASAGVAPPVQVPHQLPPDEESRDAWPSTCAA, from the exons ATGGCAGCTTTCGCCGCGCTGTTCGACCCCCTGTACTGCCCGGAGGAGCACCTCGATCTGTACCGCGACGAACCCGGCGAGGGTGCGGACGAGCAGTGGCCGGGCCAGCACGGACAGCAGGAGCCGGCTGTCCTCGACGACGAGCTGCCGGCGCTGTTCGAGGCACACCGGGCCAAGGAGGGGGTGGTGCTGGCGGAGGATGGCGGGTACGGCGGCGCAGCTGGGCGTGAGGCCGCGGTCGGCTGGGTTTCACGCGCCGCGGCGCGGCTAGGCTTCTCCGCGCTCACCGCCGCGCTCGCCGCCGCCTACCTCGACCGCTGCTTCCTCCCCGGGGGCGCGCTCCGGCTCGGCGACCAGCCCTGGATGGCGCGCCTAGCCGCCGTCACCTGCTTCGCGCTCGCCGCCAAGGTCGAGGAGACGCGCGTGCCGCCGCTCCTCGACCTCCAGCTCTACGCCGCCGCTGACGCCGCGGATCCGTACGTATTCGAGGCCAAGACGGTGCGCCGGATGGAGCTGCTCGTGCTCTCCGCGCTTGGGTGGCGGATGCACCCTGTCACGCCCTTCTCCTACCTCCAGCCCGTCCTCGCCGACGCTGCGACGCGCCTGCGTAGCTGCGAGGGCGTCCTGCTCGCGGTCATGGCCG ACTGGAGGTGGCCTCGGCACCGGCCTTCGGCGTGGGCCGCCGCCGCGTTGCTGATCACAGCCGCCGCCGGCGacggcggcgacggcgacggcgacacgGAGCTCCTGGCGCTCATCAATGCCCCCGAG GACAAGACCGCCGAGTGTGCCAAGATCATCTCCGAGGTGACGGGCATGAGCTTCCTCGCCTGCGATGTCGGCGTGAGCGCCGGAAATAAGCGTAAGCACGCGGCGGCGCAGTTGtactcgccgccgccgagcccgagCGGCGTGATCGGCGCGCTGTCCTGCTTCAGCTGCGAGAGCTCGACGTCCGCCACCGCTATGGCTGCGGCGGTCGGCCCGTGGGCGCCGTCGGCGTCCGTGTCCGTGTCGTCCTCTCCAGAGCCACCAGGTCGGGCCCCCAAGCGCGCAGCggcggcgtcggcgtcggcgtcggcgtcaGCCGGGGTCGCGCCACCGGTCCAGGTCCCGCATCAGCTACCCCCCGACGAGGAGAGCCGCGACGCCTGGCCGTCCACCTGCGCCGCGTGA